A segment of the Lycium ferocissimum isolate CSIRO_LF1 chromosome 5, AGI_CSIRO_Lferr_CH_V1, whole genome shotgun sequence genome:
AGCTTAAAAACAATCGAttggaaggaaaaaattaaagaccaccccaaatgaagggcgaTCACAAAAAAAAGTTGCTCTTAAAGACTATTGGCAAATGTTCAATGTGATTtcgaatcttttttttttttttttttttgcacggattggcTTTCATTtggtgtggtctttaatttttgcctttcaaattggtggtctttaagttttttccTTCACCTAATACTCCAAGGCTGTGGGTTCGAACCAAgcgcaataaaaaaaaaaaaaaaaaaaaaaagcaagacaGAATTTGTAGAATTGAGGTAGAATTTTTGCAATCTATCCATGTGCTTGGGCCTTAAAGGCGGAGAATTTACGCCATACAAGTGCTGTCTAAAGCTCAATGAAAATGGCAGAATTTGCACGGGTAAAAATTCTGCGTAACGATGTATCTAAATTTCGCATTTAAGGCAAAATTTTTACCTgaaaggtaaaatttaaagaccactaTTTTGagaggtaaaaattaaagaccaccctcagcgaaggacaatcctgcaaattggcCCCCAATTTTATTTGTGGGCCTTGTTCAGACCCTCTGATAATGGCCCATAATTAATCATAGGCCTTCTTCCCTCCTACTAAAtactaaatatgagaaaatatcaaatatttaTTGAAAAGTAAATTATAGTCTCATTTTGATCCAACGATTCACCAAAACATATACCTGTCACTTACACATGGTATGAAGTATTGACAATTCTTTCAGTTTATGCTAACGTAATATCATGGCCCACCACATTTGAGCATCACGGGTCACGGGTCATTGATTAGACGTCGTGGCTTGGAGGTTGTCGACGTGTCAATCATGAGTTAGAGGTTGCAATATCCAAGTAGACGATATATAATGTTACATAATTCTCACTCTGTACCAACCGGTATGAAATTATAGGAAAATGATCAATTTGGCTACTAtgtgataaatattttttatatatttatttgaataaaatatgTTGATTTGAAGTCGCCCAACGTCGTTTATAGGAACTCATAAGCCGTAAACATCAACGCAATAGGAACTTGGCTACATGTCAAACTTAATTAACCTAAATTTTATTACTGCAAAAATAGCTCATATGTTCTTTTTAAATTACGCTATGGTCCCCTATATATCTAATTTGATGTCAAACGTATCATCCATAAATACAGGAACTAATTCTATAGATAGCAAGGTGTCAAAACAACATTTAAGTGTAAACATGTTGATATTAATTAACTAACTTGATTTTAGCTTTGATTATAAGTACAAAAATGGGAAAAGCTAAACAAATGGATAAAGGGCTTTGCTAATGGCATCCCACATACTCATAACAGCAATAATGAAGCATTTAAATAatccatttcttcttcatccaGCATTATGTGGAGCTCGATCGGCTCGCCGGCCAGTCAATGACACTTGCTATATCCAGgaatataaagaaaaataaataatatgaaGATGTTGAtatgtctttttcaaatcaaagaaGATAAACGTGAAGTGCTAGAAGGTAGtagtaataaaaataagaattttgccCACAAAGTCACTTTTGGCTGCAAGATTTCAGAAATGTGtaacttttgtgaaatttcaaattacattttaaaataaaatttacaagtTACATTACTAAGAAAATGCTGACTTAGGAGTCTATATGTGGACGGTGTCAAACTGTCAAAGTAAATGTTTTGTAATTGCCTATTGGTTTTATACAAGGCTTTGGACTAATACATCATCTTTGTTTTTACGGCATTCCATTTGATCCCATGATTCTATCTAATTGCTATTAAACTAATGTGATAATTTAATTTACCCGAAATTTCTTAATACTAATAATGCAATCAATTAGTGTCGTTATCCCTACAGCTAAAACGTCATTAATCCTTTACCTAATATAATGAACACCACAAGGTACTGACCTTTGCACGGCCTTGTACGAAATACCTTGAAACTAACACAAGAAAGAATTGTTTCTTCAGTCTGTCTGTTTGTTCAGTACGAATCTGAATTAGTCAGGTAAGTGAATCCCTAATATCAGATGGGCGTTAAGGCGAGCAAATTGAGCAAGCTGATCGGAATCGGAATGGTCGGAAAACGGATAAAATCATCAGGAGGGGCTGAAATTATGACACCAAGAGGTTATGTTCCTGTTGCTGTTGGAGTAAACCTTAATGAATCGAAGAGGTTTATGGTACATACAACGGCCCTGTACGATGCAGAATTTTTGGAGTTGTTGTCTCGATCAGCTGAGGAATATGGATTCTGCAACCAAGGTATTTTGAGAATTCCTTATGAGACTAAAGCTTTTGAGGAACGTATGTTTAATGTCGGTACTTGTACTGGTGGAAGCAAGCGGATTAGTCCAAAAATCAGAGTACCAGAATAACGGTCATTATGTTGTATGGTGAGAATCTTAGAATTTTAGAGCAAATGATTCAATCCTCTGTATTCAGCTATATATGCCTTGGAGAAGAACTTTGTATATTGTAATTTCGTTCTTTGACGGGGTATGCATTCCCTGCTGAGATGGATTGTAGTCTATATTTACATGTTGGTGTAATATTTGAATATTTAGATGGCTATGTTTGTTATGCATGGATAACTTTTCAAGATCCTgcaaaaagaaacaagaatcaaagcacatactccctccgtcccatattacttggccgtattactaaaaatatatatctcaaattacttgttcatttacaaaatcaagataaaaattaattaaatctttctcatcttacccttaatatcaaatgttcttgaaaatagtcaatattgattagaatgtatttattggagtaaggtagtaaaatacatcttttatttatgatttcttaagatGCGTCTGAAAAGGAAAAgtgaccaagtaatatgggacggaggaagtaatgTTTTTTAGCACGGGAATTATGAAGTTTGAGGTTCAAATGGAGTTATCAGAAAAAAATATCTATTTTCATGCAAATGCATTTTCTGAATACTGCTCTAAACGTTATCATTTgaggtaagaattttatcacTTGGAGCACTTGATTGCGGAGTATGAAAATCAATTATATAATCAGCAACAGCCTAAACCCTGCTCTTATTACACGATATTACTTGAAATTGAATTGCTTCTCCTTTTATCAAAAGCAAGCTATGATGATTAATAGCTAAAGGTACAAACAAAATATTAGATGCGAATTATGATCTATCATtgaataattttcttttcaagtcattaaactgTTCGTTGGGACCGTTAACTAGGGAGTATTATAAAGCGGTCGGTCATAATTTAGCCGAAATGGAAAGATATTTCTTCCCTCCGATAATTTCCCCTCAATTTAATTAGCTGATACTACTGTAACTTGTCAAAAGGATGGTCCTTTAATTCCGGCCTGTTGAATTATTAGCTTTTCATGATGTCACATAATTAAAAATGTCATTGACAAGTCCATCCAAAGTCCCACACAAAAGAAGAAATGAGACAAACGACCAGAGATAAATCATACTCCCTCTGCCCCTATTTAACGATACTTTTCggattttgaaatttaaactgtatgaattttaatatatattttttgtgaaattactatGAGAAAAAGTTGTAATTTATAGTACATTCAtattgttttcaaatatataatattaattttaaaatattgaattaatcttatccaatttagctttaaaatttAGTTAAATTGACTCTCAAAAAACGAAAAgtattacataaattgagagagagagtgtgtgtgtgtataggtctttctatttttttttcccctaagATGTTTAAAGATATAATCTATTAACTCGAGAAATAAGAGCTTGACAAGGCGCTTAGACGTAGGTGTACAATTGGCACCCACGGAATTCAGACACATTTTATGTGTGTTAGATGGAGAATTCATACAAGTCGTACTAACTTATTGGCACCCAACTTactttttttggcttataagttgtatAAGTTATTTTCAATTTATAAGCTGtattttttaagctaagccaaacgggccctttGTCATATAACACCTCTAGATTTGAAGCGTCTTCGGTCGCCACTGAATGCATGATCTTGGCTAAAACAAGATTATGAGTATTTATGTCATTTTAGGATTAAGTAATATGTAGAAGCAAATTATCTCGTACCTGTTTCAAGTTGCTGTCAAGTGCCAACCTAATACATGGAAATTAATCAAAATCTGCACATTAACAATTACTGTCATATCatacttatggaaaaaattcCCCCCATAAGTGGGAGGAACTACACGTGGACGACTATGATAAGATCACGGCGATGCGCCAAACATAACAGGTGTCCCCATATCTGGCAAGTTCCTAATCTTCTAGATACTTCGTATTAtcgaaaaaaagaagaagaaagagcaaGAACCTACTAGAAGTATCTTTCACCAGGTAGATACTTAGCAATACCCCCCTTTTTAAATAGGAACTTGCTGCGTCCTTTTTCTCGATCATCAGTCAGATAATCTCTTCCAAGAACAACCTCGTATTTTCCCAGAGACATACAACAATCTTAAATATCAAAGCGAATAGTTCGCACTGGTAAGacaattttccaaaattatgCTATTATTGGGAGGGTTCGGGTGGTTTCTTTTTCAGGTTTCACATCATTTTTTTATCTATGAATAATAATCAGTTTTCGAGTAATTATGTCCTTTCTTTATGGGGTTAACCTAAAAGTAATTTAATGGTTAATGTGTAATGTGTAGAttttttgtgtgaaaatgagTACAGTTGTGGATGCGGTGAGCCAACTTCTCCACTTCCCAGAATCCATTGAGAGGCTTGTTTTTCCGTCAAGGCCAAATGAGAGCAGTGAGGACAGAAGTAGCATTCCAGTGGACATTCTTGATACCCAAAAAGACTACATTTTCTATATGGATGTTCCTGGTTTATCCAAGTCTGACATTCAGGTTTGTATCACAACACCATCTTCAATTATGTCTCAAATCCTTTCTTCTAGCTTGTAATTTTACTCATCTTCATGTGAATTGGCAAATGAGCGGGttaaaataagttaaatcaATATTAAAGTGACAATCTAACTCGTCCAAACTGAAATGGAACTTAATTTCCTAACTTGACCTAATTTCGACCTGATAATCtgtcccctctctctctctctctctctctctctttttaacTCACAAAAGTGAAAGCTAAttcttactccctccgtttgattatcttccttttatttttaatttcttacaAAAAGATtagcatatttttatatttaaaaataaaaaataatttaattttatgaggtGATTTACGATCATAGatttattttggaccacacattttaaaagttcacacattttaaaaagttttcttttatttcttaaattatatcTATCAaattaagacaatttttttgggaTGAAGGGAGTATAATTTTTCGTGAAGTATTATATTTTACTAGACCCATGACATTTTTCATCCAATAGCGTCCATTCCTAGTTCAGATGGGTCATAAGTTAACCCATTTAAACCCGGGACGGGTTGGATAAGTGTTACTAGATGCGAATGGTAGGCGAATTTAGCTGGTAGCCTAATGGGTTTACGTGAATTTTGTCGCATTTGTTCAGAATCTGTACATGTAATTATAAATACTTGATTGCGAGTTTAGTTATTACTGTATAACTTGAGGTGGTTGCAAAAgctcataaatttcaaattccatATCTCCTCTAAAGGAAGGGTTGGTTTTGACGCTTGTGCTTGTAAATTTCACTgatattcaagagaattagttATTGGTGACCTTTGCAGTAGACTCTTTACGTATCTGAAATTGTGATTGTTACTTATTGAAATGTGTGGTAGGTGACGGTGGAAGATGAGAACACGCTGGTGATACGAAGCAACGGGAAGAGGAAGCGCGAGGAGAGCGAAGAAGAAGGATGCAAGTACGTGAGGATGGAGAGGAGGCCACCTCTCAAACTCATGAGGAAATTCAGGCTGCCTGATAACTGCAATGTTTCTGCAATTACTGCTAAATGTGAAAATGGGGTTTTGACTGTCACAGTTGAGAAGCTGCCTCCACCCCCTAAGTCTAAGACTGTTGAGGTTGcaatttcatgaattcaatttcatgaattaagttatCATCAATGCACATTTGTGTGTCTTAATTCATCTGCATCAGATGTATCTCTGTAGTTTTTGTGGATGAAGACCTTTTAATGGAGTTGCATTTTGTTCAACTAGGCTTGGGTACCTTGTCTCAAAATTCTGATGTAAAGTTCATTCTGAACTGCCGTCCTGCTATTCTAGAAAATGAAAGTGATTGCCAAGGTAGTATTGTCTGTTTTCCTCATTTTCGATTGATGTTAAAATACAATTGAACAGTAGTCGCCAATTATTCGAGAATTCTTGGTTCAATTCTCCACAGACAGAAATTAGGATGCGAATTGCCCTCTTcttttggggtgatctttaaattttgc
Coding sequences within it:
- the LOC132055272 gene encoding 17.4 kDa class III heat shock protein, with the protein product MSTVVDAVSQLLHFPESIERLVFPSRPNESSEDRSSIPVDILDTQKDYIFYMDVPGLSKSDIQVTVEDENTLVIRSNGKRKREESEEEGCKYVRMERRPPLKLMRKFRLPDNCNVSAITAKCENGVLTVTVEKLPPPPKSKTVEVAIS